A genomic window from Dechloromonas sp. A34 includes:
- the pyrE gene encoding orotate phosphoribosyltransferase encodes MDFRQDFIEFALACQVLRFGEFKTKAGRLSPYFFNAGLFNDGNSLGRLAGFYAKAAEAGDVQFDMLFGPAYKGIPLVATIAMALAQRGRNFPFAYNRKEAKDHGEGGSIVGAPLKGRVLIVDDVISAGTSVRESVELIRAAGATPAGVLIALDRQERGQGELSAVQEVRRDYGIPVIAVVGLADLMAYLEHHSEFAAHRTAVATYREQYGVDA; translated from the coding sequence ATGGATTTTCGTCAGGATTTCATCGAATTCGCGCTCGCCTGCCAGGTGCTGCGCTTTGGCGAGTTCAAGACCAAGGCCGGTCGGCTTTCGCCCTACTTCTTCAATGCCGGACTGTTCAACGACGGCAATTCGCTGGGTCGTCTCGCCGGATTCTACGCCAAAGCCGCCGAGGCCGGCGACGTTCAGTTCGACATGCTGTTCGGCCCGGCGTACAAGGGCATCCCGCTGGTTGCCACGATTGCAATGGCATTAGCCCAGCGCGGTCGGAACTTTCCCTTTGCCTATAACCGCAAGGAAGCCAAGGACCACGGCGAAGGCGGCAGCATCGTTGGCGCCCCGCTCAAGGGTCGCGTGTTGATTGTCGATGATGTCATCTCGGCCGGTACCTCGGTGCGCGAATCCGTCGAACTAATTCGTGCCGCGGGCGCCACCCCGGCGGGCGTGCTGATTGCCCTCGACCGCCAGGAGCGAGGCCAGGGGGAACTTTCCGCAGTCCAGGAAGTGCGGCGCGACTACGGCATTCCGGTCATTGCCGTCGTCGGACTGGCCGACCTGATGGCCTACCTTGAGCATCATTCCGAATTTGCCGCCCACCGCACCGCGGTAGCGACTTACCGCGAGCAATACGGCGTCGATGCCTAA
- a CDS encoding exodeoxyribonuclease III, giving the protein MLRIISLNLNGIRSAWSKNVLPWAAVQNADIVCLQELKAQLPDMTPEMLSPDGMHAFYHCAEKKGYSGVGIWSRLPPDRVIEGFDGGEFDSEGRYIRADFGKLSVISLYLPSGSSSPERQEAKFRFLDCFFPQMLALRAEGREIVLCGDWNIAHQEIDLKNWKSNQKNSGFLPEERAWLSRVFDELGWVDVYRRLHPEVTGEAYTWWSNRGQAWAKNVGWRIDYQIATPGLAASAQRAEVYKAERFSDHAPLTIDYEFAKMPDAN; this is encoded by the coding sequence ATGTTACGCATCATCTCCCTGAATCTCAATGGTATCCGCTCGGCCTGGAGCAAAAATGTATTGCCCTGGGCGGCGGTACAGAATGCCGACATCGTCTGTCTGCAGGAATTGAAAGCGCAGTTGCCGGATATGACTCCGGAAATGCTCTCGCCCGACGGTATGCACGCCTTTTATCACTGTGCCGAAAAGAAGGGCTACAGCGGCGTCGGTATCTGGAGCCGGCTCCCGCCTGATCGCGTCATCGAAGGCTTCGACGGCGGTGAGTTCGATAGCGAAGGGCGCTATATCCGTGCCGATTTCGGCAAACTGTCTGTCATTTCACTCTATCTTCCATCGGGATCTTCTTCACCCGAACGGCAGGAGGCCAAGTTTCGCTTTCTCGACTGCTTCTTCCCTCAGATGCTGGCATTGCGCGCTGAAGGACGGGAAATCGTGCTGTGTGGCGACTGGAATATTGCGCACCAGGAAATCGATCTGAAAAACTGGAAATCGAATCAGAAAAATTCGGGCTTCCTGCCGGAGGAGCGCGCCTGGTTGAGCCGGGTCTTCGACGAGTTGGGCTGGGTCGATGTCTATCGCCGCCTGCATCCGGAAGTAACCGGTGAGGCCTACACTTGGTGGAGTAATCGCGGTCAGGCCTGGGCGAAGAATGTCGGTTGGCGGATCGACTATCAGATTGCCACCCCGGGGCTTGCGGCAAGTGCGCAGCGCGCCGAAGTCTACAAGGCAGAACGCTTCTCGGACCATGCGCCACTGACGATCGATTATGAATTCGCCAAAATGCCGGATGCGAATTGA
- a CDS encoding DUF883 family protein: protein MSEQFTTANKDKLVSDLKVVISDTEELLRATAGAAGEKVGDLRERLSVRLRDAKERLVDLEVAVIDKTKAAARATDDFVHEEPWKAVGVAAALGLALGVLIGRR from the coding sequence ATGTCAGAACAATTCACCACTGCTAACAAAGACAAGCTGGTTTCCGATCTCAAGGTCGTGATTTCCGATACCGAAGAGTTGTTGCGTGCGACCGCTGGTGCGGCCGGTGAAAAGGTAGGTGACCTGCGCGAACGCCTCAGTGTTCGCTTGCGTGATGCCAAGGAGCGCTTGGTCGATCTCGAAGTTGCCGTCATTGACAAGACCAAGGCCGCAGCTCGGGCGACCGATGATTTCGTGCATGAAGAGCCCTGGAAGGCCGTTGGCGTTGCTGCCGCTCTGGGGCTCGCCCTCGGTGTTCTGATCGGGCGTCGCTAA